In Thiospirochaeta perfilievii, a single window of DNA contains:
- a CDS encoding FHIPEP family type III secretion protein, whose translation MNKLLKIQLIIGIVIIFSLILTTPQTIEMFKLLIGMALTILIVITIGFKISNKIPITIAPTLFFLDLLVVVAIKIKFIYFISTIGSVTVSTYTDYIVNYFVILIIGFIMSVLSVFVLSSTRKIIEVCARFNIDALPGRQMSIEVDYNSGVITEDEERDKKITLQKQVNLFFALDGVVNFITLSSTFGSIITGVTIVVRSLIETLQFNTTFVHNLKIYIIPMILEIFIFHFILMLLAKSVSIYIRKIMKENYLSINRY comes from the coding sequence ATGAATAAATTACTAAAGATACAATTAATTATAGGTATAGTCATTATTTTTAGCTTGATACTTACAACACCACAAACTATTGAAATGTTTAAGCTGTTAATTGGAATGGCTTTAACTATTCTTATTGTAATTACTATAGGCTTTAAAATATCAAATAAAATTCCAATAACAATTGCGCCAACACTGTTTTTTTTAGATTTGTTAGTAGTTGTAGCTATTAAAATAAAATTTATTTATTTTATATCAACTATCGGTTCTGTAACTGTTAGTACGTACACAGACTATATCGTTAACTACTTTGTTATATTGATTATTGGTTTCATTATGTCAGTTTTATCGGTTTTTGTTCTATCTTCTACAAGAAAAATAATTGAAGTTTGTGCTAGATTCAATATTGATGCTTTGCCTGGTAGGCAGATGTCTATTGAGGTTGATTATAATTCAGGTGTAATAACTGAAGATGAAGAAAGGGATAAAAAAATAACTTTACAAAAACAAGTAAATTTATTCTTTGCTTTGGATGGGGTTGTAAATTTTATAACTTTATCATCAACGTTTGGGTCAATAATAACAGGAGTAACAATAGTTGTTAGATCTTTAATTGAGACTTTACAATTCAACACAACATTTGTTCACAATTTAAAGATATATATTATCCCAATGATTCTTGAAATCTTTATATTTCATTTTATTCTAATGTTGTTAGCAAAATCCGTTTCTATTTATATTAGAAAAATTATGAAGGAAAATTATTTGAGTATAAACAGATATTGA
- a CDS encoding 3'-5' exonuclease translates to MTFTAIDFETANKVKTSACQIGIIVVENGKIIKEFSSYIKPPEPDYFLKEFTDNIHGITKEMVKNAPTFKELWETISGYIINTPVIVAHNAHFDFGVLNSLLDFYDIKTNLPTVYCTLRAARKYLPRLENHQLSTVSKHFNIQLNHHEALSDARAAANIALEFKVR, encoded by the coding sequence ATGACATTTACAGCAATTGATTTTGAAACAGCAAATAAAGTTAAAACCAGTGCCTGCCAAATAGGTATTATCGTTGTGGAGAATGGTAAAATAATTAAAGAATTTTCAAGCTATATAAAACCACCAGAACCGGATTATTTTCTAAAAGAGTTTACTGATAATATACACGGAATTACCAAAGAAATGGTTAAAAATGCACCCACATTTAAAGAATTATGGGAAACTATATCAGGTTATATAATAAACACTCCTGTAATTGTTGCCCATAATGCCCATTTTGATTTTGGAGTATTAAATAGTTTACTCGATTTTTATGATATAAAGACAAATTTACCTACAGTCTACTGTACTTTAAGAGCTGCAAGAAAATATCTGCCACGTCTTGAAAATCACCAACTTTCTACAGTTTCAAAACATTTTAATATTCAATTAAATCACCATGAAGCACTAAGTGATGCAAGAGCAGCAGCAAATATTGCCTTAGAGTTTAAGGTTAGATAG
- a CDS encoding FHIPEP family type III secretion protein: MNNTEDELNITNGIWISYNNESDQLTFVNSLKGKNTNWDQFLEYKCVFQEGLLNKKTFERKSYCICAETSVTEQLLEGEYLIYYSNDLNMEASIPRILIKLTNGTITKIRGIGHGQNIEPGIIDVLWKKLTLLGDIGKDYLQSCIEEKLLDSIEDKHNVTSFTPIDPLSLDLGYGLIPLIDKEYGSELLDRINKIRHETVMSLGLPVPEIRIMENIKINPSEYIIKLNGFVVGRGEINLGQYLAINPGGKRKKLIGTKTKDPAFGLPAIWITEDIRVFAEVEGYTVADTPSIIATHLDEIIHNYAHELLGLQDVVNIMDTLKVNYPAILEETDKEYTISDILQVLKGLLKEQISIRNIISILEILIENSSNSKGVNFLIKKIKAYLSQ; the protein is encoded by the coding sequence ATGAACAATACAGAAGATGAATTAAATATAACAAATGGTATCTGGATAAGCTACAACAATGAATCTGATCAATTAACATTCGTTAATTCTTTAAAGGGTAAAAATACTAACTGGGATCAGTTTCTAGAATATAAATGTGTTTTTCAAGAAGGGCTACTTAATAAAAAAACTTTTGAGAGAAAATCTTACTGTATTTGTGCTGAAACATCAGTTACTGAACAATTATTAGAAGGTGAATATCTCATCTATTATTCTAATGACCTGAATATGGAAGCCTCCATTCCCAGAATTTTAATAAAGCTTACCAATGGAACAATTACTAAAATTAGAGGTATAGGGCATGGACAAAATATAGAGCCAGGGATAATCGATGTTCTGTGGAAAAAATTAACCTTATTAGGTGATATAGGAAAGGATTATTTACAATCATGTATAGAAGAAAAGTTACTCGATTCTATTGAAGATAAGCATAATGTAACTTCCTTTACTCCAATTGATCCATTAAGTTTGGACCTTGGCTATGGGTTAATTCCACTAATAGACAAAGAGTATGGTTCAGAACTTTTAGACAGAATAAACAAAATAAGACATGAAACTGTTATGAGTTTAGGTTTACCAGTTCCAGAAATTAGAATTATGGAAAATATTAAAATTAATCCTTCAGAATACATCATTAAACTTAATGGTTTTGTAGTTGGAAGGGGTGAAATAAATTTAGGTCAGTATCTTGCAATAAATCCCGGTGGAAAGAGGAAAAAGTTAATAGGTACGAAGACTAAAGATCCAGCTTTTGGTCTTCCTGCAATCTGGATAACTGAAGATATAAGAGTTTTTGCCGAGGTGGAAGGTTATACCGTAGCCGATACACCTTCGATTATTGCTACTCATTTAGATGAGATTATTCATAATTATGCCCATGAATTATTAGGTTTACAGGACGTGGTAAATATAATGGATACTTTAAAGGTTAATTACCCAGCTATTTTAGAAGAAACAGATAAAGAGTATACCATTAGCGATATTCTCCAGGTGCTTAAAGGGTTATTAAAAGAGCAAATATCAATTAGAAATATTATAAGCATATTAGAAATATTAATTGAAAACTCATCAAATTCAAAAGGTGTAAACTTTTTAATTAAAAAAATAAAAGCCTACCTTAGTCAGTAA
- a CDS encoding helix-turn-helix transcriptional regulator has product MAEKEGNKFERMMRILAKLSQYSWMTGQEIADMLGVNKRTVFRYINDINIPFEEGGIGLIESGREGYRLYDTNFLDTLKGIDNMYTIAAIQTSPFGQTLTSNNIFKNDILNKIAPKLNRAHYINDKILKHLLDALIQNRILEVEYNKEGNIKTYLILPLRIISNTGTEYLNLYCFNDGYEKILNFVISKIVNITPKDKCNNKILIGEKLAYINNRWGTFVSGPQEFEDDVKFEVDDSMYLKLLSQPLHSTQQYINENGKHIFSLQVHNLQEFARWTITFGDHITVLESDRVIESILWHANRLLEKYE; this is encoded by the coding sequence GTGGCAGAAAAAGAGGGCAATAAATTTGAACGTATGATGAGGATTCTTGCCAAATTATCTCAATATAGTTGGATGACAGGTCAAGAGATTGCTGATATGTTAGGTGTAAACAAGCGAACAGTATTTAGATATATAAATGATATTAATATTCCTTTTGAAGAGGGAGGAATTGGTTTAATAGAGAGTGGTAGGGAAGGTTATCGACTATACGATACAAATTTCCTTGATACGCTAAAAGGTATTGATAATATGTATACTATCGCTGCTATTCAAACATCTCCATTTGGTCAAACTTTAACCAGTAATAATATATTCAAAAATGATATATTGAATAAAATTGCTCCCAAATTAAATAGGGCACATTATATTAATGACAAGATCCTAAAACACCTTTTAGATGCTCTTATTCAAAATAGAATATTAGAGGTCGAATATAATAAAGAAGGAAATATTAAAACTTACCTAATCCTACCTCTAAGAATCATTTCAAATACTGGGACAGAGTATCTCAATCTTTATTGTTTTAATGATGGATATGAAAAAATATTAAACTTTGTTATTAGTAAGATTGTTAATATTACTCCCAAGGATAAATGTAACAACAAAATTTTAATTGGAGAGAAGTTAGCATATATTAATAACCGTTGGGGTACTTTTGTTAGTGGTCCACAAGAATTTGAGGATGATGTTAAGTTTGAGGTTGACGATTCCATGTATTTAAAACTATTATCCCAACCTTTACACTCTACACAACAATATATAAATGAAAATGGTAAACATATTTTCAGTTTACAAGTCCATAATCTTCAAGAGTTTGCAAGATGGACTATTACTTTTGGAGACCATATAACAGTTTTAGAATCCGATAGAGTAATAGAATCAATTCTTTGGCATGCAAATAGACTTCTTGAGAAGTATGAATAG
- a CDS encoding PHP domain-containing protein, which produces MFTYSSGINTYSLGRSTIKIKDLIIKAKENGMNYLGLTDYGNMFGIIEFYTKCKENNIKPVIGLEIKVVFNKVINHNLLLFAEDIEGYKNLMKISSLGYKKGDYDNPFIFLNDLKLYKKGIIATSSFINSKKEDIELHAKLLHNIFGNYNFYLELQNHGLEEDEKRNAFLLNLSIKNNIPIVVTNYACYLEKNHSSAHSLLRKITNTKDFITSEYYLKPTKTMTNLFKHFPEAIENTVRIAKRCHFDIEVKDVEMPNFFIPKLYNSPEEYLHYLCFKGLKERKIEESKTVVERINLELKQITDLKLSIYFLIHWDLKIFAEDKDIFFFIGSGKIKGSLVAYLLFISDIDPIKYNLHLFYSLDKSKIPFITLDVCYERKEEIVDYLIKKYGEANCARTIFFFPRLNGEKLLKRALKALGISVYKIKKSSSYMADINIVSGAPLQTKVSSTNLLITKESINNYIPFYKEPYSGHLVSQYKLENNWDFGVLNISLMPYKLLSRLKKIEESIKTYEPNFNIAKIPTDDESTFKFLCDAERSDLHNLDFNLGASNILVYKPKNIEDLITIDSFTFSPLEITTKYLEGKNNPEKIKYIHQNIKCVLNKTHGVLIFKEQIIDILTILLGCNSQEAEFIRTNYINDNKNIDTLINKAVGNGYDIIKAKEILNLLISYSNIVVSKFRNLNNILYGYKIAYLKVNYPNDFKTLDELNL; this is translated from the coding sequence TTGTTTACATATAGCTCGGGAATCAACACTTACTCTCTAGGAAGAAGTACCATAAAAATCAAAGATCTAATAATTAAAGCAAAAGAAAATGGGATGAACTATTTAGGCTTAACTGACTATGGTAACATGTTCGGAATAATTGAGTTTTATACCAAATGTAAAGAAAACAATATAAAACCAGTTATAGGTTTAGAAATAAAAGTCGTTTTTAATAAAGTTATCAATCATAACTTATTACTATTTGCAGAAGATATTGAAGGGTATAAAAATTTAATGAAGATATCTTCTTTAGGCTATAAAAAAGGTGACTATGATAATCCATTTATCTTTTTAAATGATTTAAAGCTTTACAAGAAAGGGATAATAGCAACATCTTCTTTTATTAATTCCAAAAAAGAAGATATAGAATTACATGCTAAACTACTACACAATATTTTTGGAAATTATAATTTTTATTTAGAATTACAGAACCATGGCTTAGAAGAAGATGAAAAGAGAAACGCATTCTTATTAAATTTATCAATCAAAAATAATATTCCTATAGTAGTAACCAATTATGCTTGTTATTTAGAAAAAAATCATTCCAGCGCCCATAGTCTACTAAGAAAGATAACAAATACAAAAGATTTCATAACTAGTGAATACTATTTAAAACCCACCAAAACAATGACAAACTTATTTAAACATTTTCCAGAAGCAATAGAAAATACTGTTAGAATAGCCAAAAGATGTCATTTTGATATTGAAGTAAAAGACGTTGAAATGCCTAATTTTTTTATACCCAAATTATATAACAGTCCTGAAGAATATTTGCATTATTTGTGCTTTAAAGGGCTAAAAGAGAGAAAAATAGAAGAGTCCAAGACTGTTGTAGAACGAATTAATCTAGAACTTAAACAGATTACAGATTTAAAGTTATCAATATACTTCCTTATTCATTGGGATTTAAAAATATTTGCTGAAGATAAAGATATTTTTTTCTTTATAGGTTCTGGAAAAATAAAGGGTTCATTAGTGGCGTATTTGTTATTTATATCAGATATAGATCCAATAAAATATAATCTTCATCTATTTTATTCCTTGGATAAAAGTAAAATACCATTTATTACACTCGATGTATGTTATGAAAGAAAAGAAGAAATCGTTGATTATTTAATTAAAAAATATGGTGAAGCAAATTGTGCTAGAACTATATTTTTCTTCCCTAGATTGAACGGGGAAAAACTGTTAAAAAGAGCTTTAAAAGCTTTAGGTATCTCTGTGTATAAAATTAAAAAATCTAGTTCTTATATGGCAGATATAAATATTGTTTCAGGAGCACCATTGCAGACAAAAGTAAGTTCTACAAATTTATTAATTACAAAAGAGAGTATAAATAATTATATCCCATTTTACAAAGAACCTTATAGTGGGCATCTTGTAAGCCAATATAAATTGGAAAATAATTGGGATTTTGGTGTTCTGAATATATCTTTAATGCCATATAAATTACTAAGTAGGCTAAAAAAAATTGAGGAATCCATTAAAACTTATGAACCTAACTTTAATATTGCTAAAATACCCACTGATGATGAATCTACTTTTAAGTTTTTATGTGATGCAGAACGTTCTGATTTACACAATCTTGACTTTAATCTAGGCGCAAGTAATATATTAGTTTATAAACCAAAAAACATTGAAGATCTAATTACAATTGACTCTTTTACTTTTTCCCCATTAGAAATAACAACAAAATATTTAGAAGGAAAAAATAATCCAGAGAAAATAAAATATATTCATCAAAATATAAAATGTGTATTGAACAAAACCCACGGTGTTTTAATTTTCAAAGAACAAATAATTGATATACTTACTATCTTATTAGGTTGTAATTCACAAGAAGCAGAGTTTATTAGAACCAATTATATAAATGATAATAAAAATATTGATACACTAATTAATAAGGCTGTGGGAAATGGTTATGATATAATAAAAGCAAAAGAAATATTAAACCTACTAATAAGTTATTCAAATATAGTTGTTTCTAAGTTTCGTAACTTAAATAATATCTTATATGGATATAAAATTGCATATTTAAAAGTTAATTACCCTAATGATTTTAAAACTTTAGATGAGTTAAATTTATGA
- a CDS encoding DDE-type integrase/transposase/recombinase, with translation MTEEEFNLKRVKICEFRYSVVAELGNPYLGRGQLTRLIKEKSNRNYAIPYSSRNSLTEGCIRRWFALYRKYGKDGLNPNIRIDSGKSRTINDREQTAIISMLESNPKLTATAAVKKLIDQGVIKNDIPSSTLSRFIQSNSLSSKNRQLNSDKEKNLKFNFFYPMECIQSDVMYGPNILDDKDGKVKRAMLMTFLDDATRRIIYGRFSFSEKSILFEDGIKHILQSQGMIGKLYTDNGSSFVSNQTKRILDILGITLHHSKPGRPQGKGKQERFYRTVRDQFLRPLDIDSVKDINDLNAKFNTWLECEYHRSPHRGLIDFITPIDAWIAKSQHIKQLPATINLDKIFLHFLTRKVYKDSTFTLGGTLFETPSILIGKKINIYFDPHPPVSRVLVTYAGKEYGYARIVDTYANSMVKRGYSRNGDLQSDDISNEFHINLTATDLGDIYYDK, from the coding sequence ATGACAGAAGAAGAATTTAATTTAAAACGTGTAAAAATCTGTGAGTTTAGATACTCAGTCGTAGCTGAGCTGGGGAACCCCTATCTTGGGAGAGGTCAGCTAACACGATTAATAAAAGAAAAATCAAATAGAAATTATGCCATCCCTTATTCTAGCAGAAATTCACTCACCGAGGGCTGTATTAGACGCTGGTTTGCTCTTTACAGAAAATATGGAAAAGATGGACTTAATCCCAATATAAGAATAGATTCCGGGAAAAGCAGAACTATTAACGATAGAGAACAAACAGCCATAATAAGTATGCTGGAATCTAATCCTAAGTTGACGGCTACTGCTGCTGTCAAAAAACTTATTGATCAGGGAGTAATTAAAAATGATATCCCAAGCTCTACTTTATCTAGATTTATCCAATCAAATAGTTTGAGTTCTAAGAATAGGCAGTTAAATAGTGATAAAGAGAAGAATTTAAAATTCAATTTTTTCTATCCTATGGAATGTATTCAGTCCGATGTAATGTATGGTCCAAATATTCTAGATGATAAAGATGGAAAAGTAAAAAGAGCTATGCTTATGACGTTTTTAGATGATGCAACAAGAAGAATCATTTATGGTCGTTTCTCATTCTCAGAGAAATCAATTCTTTTTGAAGATGGAATAAAGCATATCCTACAAAGTCAGGGGATGATTGGGAAGCTGTATACAGATAACGGTTCAAGTTTTGTATCCAATCAGACAAAAAGAATTCTGGATATTCTTGGAATAACTCTACATCATAGCAAACCTGGGAGACCCCAAGGAAAAGGTAAACAAGAAAGATTTTACAGAACTGTAAGAGATCAGTTTCTTCGTCCACTGGATATAGATAGCGTAAAAGATATAAATGATCTGAATGCCAAATTTAATACATGGCTAGAGTGTGAATATCACCGCTCTCCACATAGAGGTTTAATAGATTTTATTACACCTATTGATGCCTGGATTGCTAAATCACAGCATATAAAACAGTTACCAGCAACCATAAATTTGGATAAGATATTCCTGCATTTTCTAACCAGAAAAGTATACAAAGATTCAACTTTTACCTTAGGGGGTACTCTTTTTGAAACACCCTCAATATTGATAGGGAAAAAAATAAATATATATTTTGATCCACACCCTCCAGTTAGTCGTGTTTTAGTTACATATGCTGGGAAAGAGTATGGATATGCTAGAATTGTTGATACATATGCAAATAGTATGGTTAAAAGGGGTTATTCTAGAAATGGAGATTTACAATCAGATGATATTAGTAACGAGTTTCATATAAATTTGACTGCTACTGATTTGGGAGATATTTATTATGACAAATAG
- a CDS encoding ExeA family protein, with amino-acid sequence MTNREILAHFNLSSEPFTREIKTSALKKLPGVNNALDQLQILFDTKGFGILTGQSGSGKTCILRMAVDALNPGMFKPYYICHTSVGIQEFYTHLCTTFGLQPTGRRAAMFKSIHEHILNMHRTTNIHPVLIIDEADKLGTDILQELRLIANFNYDSINAITILLCGQEPLIQKLGLSSLESLANSISVTVRIKSLNKEETFSYIEQRINDVSTGGSLFSKGSMNLIHDASNGIMRVINNMARNSLLKAHLTNSPIVEKEHVQAVLSR; translated from the coding sequence ATGACAAATAGGGAAATATTAGCTCATTTTAATCTATCCTCGGAGCCTTTTACTAGAGAAATAAAAACATCAGCACTTAAAAAACTTCCAGGAGTGAATAACGCTCTAGATCAGTTACAAATATTATTTGATACAAAGGGATTTGGAATACTCACAGGTCAATCTGGATCTGGGAAAACCTGTATATTGAGAATGGCTGTAGATGCTCTTAATCCAGGTATGTTTAAGCCATATTATATATGTCATACTTCTGTGGGAATACAGGAGTTTTATACTCATTTGTGTACCACATTTGGTTTACAACCTACGGGAAGAAGAGCTGCGATGTTCAAAAGTATTCATGAACATATTTTGAATATGCACAGAACTACTAATATTCATCCGGTTCTTATAATAGATGAGGCGGATAAATTAGGGACAGATATTTTACAGGAACTACGATTAATTGCAAATTTTAATTATGATTCTATTAATGCAATTACGATACTGCTTTGTGGTCAGGAACCACTTATTCAAAAACTAGGTCTCTCATCCTTAGAATCCCTTGCTAACTCCATTTCTGTAACGGTGAGGATAAAATCTTTAAATAAAGAAGAAACATTTTCATATATAGAACAGCGAATTAATGATGTTTCAACTGGAGGAAGTCTGTTTTCAAAGGGATCTATGAATTTGATACATGATGCTTCAAATGGAATTATGAGAGTAATTAATAATATGGCTCGAAATTCTTTATTAAAGGCACATTTAACCAATTCGCCAATTGTAGAAAAAGAGCATGTTC